The following coding sequences lie in one Rutidosis leptorrhynchoides isolate AG116_Rl617_1_P2 chromosome 4, CSIRO_AGI_Rlap_v1, whole genome shotgun sequence genomic window:
- the LOC139843880 gene encoding pterin-4-alpha-carbinolamine dehydratase 2, mitochondrial isoform X2, with product MDDLSLQKCVPCNRKDLSPMKDGTANLLKAKVPEWELLNDGGVMKLRRKWKVKNFVNGLDFFKLIGDLAEAEGHHPDLHLVGWNNVTVEIWTHACGGLTENDFILAAKIDKLPFQSFVRRK from the exons ATGGACG atctgTCGCTTCAGAAATGTGTACCATGCAACAGGAAGGATTTGAGTCCAATGAAAGATGGGACTGCCAATTTGTTGAAAGCTAAG GTGCCTGAATGGGAATTGCTAAATGATGGTGGTGTAATGAAGCTTCGCCGGAAATGGAAAGTTAAGAATTTCGTTAATGGCTTGGACTTCTTTAAGCTTATCGGTGATTTGGCTGAAGCTGAAG GTCATCATCCAGATCTTCATCTTGTCGGATGGAACAATGTGACAGTCGAGATATGGACACATGCTTGTG GTGGGCTTACAGAAAATGATTTCATACTTGCTGCAAAGATAGACAAGTTACCCTTTCAATCGTTTGTGAGGCGTAAATGA
- the LOC139843880 gene encoding pterin-4-alpha-carbinolamine dehydratase 2, mitochondrial isoform X1 — protein sequence MNGFRTFCSSKDLSLQKCVPCNRKDLSPMKDGTANLLKAKVPEWELLNDGGVMKLRRKWKVKNFVNGLDFFKLIGDLAEAEGHHPDLHLVGWNNVTVEIWTHACGGLTENDFILAAKIDKLPFQSFVRRK from the exons ATGAATGGGTTTAGGACATTCTGTAGCAGCAAAG atctgTCGCTTCAGAAATGTGTACCATGCAACAGGAAGGATTTGAGTCCAATGAAAGATGGGACTGCCAATTTGTTGAAAGCTAAG GTGCCTGAATGGGAATTGCTAAATGATGGTGGTGTAATGAAGCTTCGCCGGAAATGGAAAGTTAAGAATTTCGTTAATGGCTTGGACTTCTTTAAGCTTATCGGTGATTTGGCTGAAGCTGAAG GTCATCATCCAGATCTTCATCTTGTCGGATGGAACAATGTGACAGTCGAGATATGGACACATGCTTGTG GTGGGCTTACAGAAAATGATTTCATACTTGCTGCAAAGATAGACAAGTTACCCTTTCAATCGTTTGTGAGGCGTAAATGA